A portion of the Abyssisolibacter fermentans genome contains these proteins:
- a CDS encoding Type 1 glutamine amidotransferase-like domain-containing protein: MLVLLSNFTRKDNKELINRVVNNFSNGKYNLAYVPSCTDSSRKYYIHVKSMLNEYGNFQYEYYDIDENCDSIDFDKLFSSDVIYLSGGNTFYFLNNIKKNNLIDRFRSYVKTGGNIIGLSAGAIILSQSIEIAKFGGENICEIEDFSALGLVQFDFIPHWNMGSHNIYELKHFSKKNKKVIYTCNDGDGIIVDKENIELYGSITKIDYSL; this comes from the coding sequence ATGTTAGTGTTATTAAGTAATTTTACCCGAAAAGATAACAAAGAACTAATTAATAGAGTTGTTAATAATTTTAGTAATGGTAAATATAATTTAGCATATGTACCATCTTGTACTGATTCTAGTCGAAAATATTATATACACGTTAAATCTATGCTTAATGAGTATGGGAATTTCCAATATGAATATTATGATATCGATGAGAATTGCGATAGCATTGATTTTGATAAATTATTTTCATCTGATGTAATTTATCTTTCTGGTGGAAATACTTTTTATTTTTTGAATAATATAAAAAAGAATAACTTAATTGATAGGTTCAGGTCTTATGTTAAAACAGGTGGTAACATAATTGGTTTAAGTGCTGGAGCAATTATACTAAGTCAGAGTATAGAAATTGCTAAATTTGGAGGTGAAAATATATGTGAGATAGAGGATTTTAGTGCATTGGGATTAGTACAATTTGATTTCATACCACACTGGAATATGGGTTCTCATAATATATACGAATTAAAACATTTTTCTAAGAAAAATAAAAAAGTGATTTATACTTGTAATGATGGAGATGGAATAATTGTCGATAAAGAAAACATAGAATTGTATGGTTCTATTACAAAGATAGATTATAGTCTTTAA